The following proteins come from a genomic window of Macaca thibetana thibetana isolate TM-01 chromosome 15, ASM2454274v1, whole genome shotgun sequence:
- the TAL2 gene encoding T-cell acute lymphocytic leukemia protein 2: MTRKIFTNTRERWRQQNVNSAFAKLRKLIPTHPPDKKLSKNETLRLAMRYINFLVKVLGEQSLQQTGVPAQGNILGRFPQGPHLPGLEDRTPLENYQVPSPGPSHHIP; this comes from the coding sequence ATGACCAGGAAGATCTTCACAAATACCAGGGAGCGGTGGAGGCAGCAGAATGTCAACAGCGCCTTTGCCAAGCTGAGGAAGCTCATCCCCACTCACCCTCCAGACAAAAAGCTGAGCAAAAATGAAACGCTTCGCCTAGCAATGAGGTATATCAACTTCTTGGTCAAGGTCTTGGGGGAGCAAAGCCTGCAACAGACGGGAGTGCCTGCTCAGGGGAACATTCTGGGGCGCTTCCCTCAAGGACCCCACCTGCCAGGTCTGGAGGACAGGACTCCGCTTGAGAACTACCAGGTTCCTTCACCTGGCCCAAGCCACCACATTCCTTAG